In Nocardioides sp. zg-1228, a single window of DNA contains:
- a CDS encoding acyl-CoA dehydrogenase family protein: protein MTINFTEPEERVALREAVAKLAGKYGREYIEKQAAEGGKTTELWLEMGANGFLGVNIAEEYGGGGGGMSDLAAVLEEAAGQGAPLLMMVVSQAICGSIIGRYGTPEQKQRWLPGIADGSITMAFGITEADAGSNSHNITTTARRDGDGWVLTGQKTYISGVDEAQLVLIVARTEDARTGKLKPALFVVPTDAEGFGKQVIPMAWSAPEKQFTLFIDDVRLPGDALVGDEDAGLVQLFAGLNPERIMGAAFSCGMARFAIDRAVEYAKTRTVWKAPIGAHQGIAHPLAKAKIELEQARLLWQKAAALYDAGDDFGAGEYANMAKYAGGEIACNATDIAVHTHGGNGLTVEYGLANMMVAARLGRIAPVSREMILNFVAMHSLGLPKSY, encoded by the coding sequence ATGACGATCAACTTCACCGAGCCCGAGGAGCGCGTGGCGCTGCGCGAGGCGGTCGCCAAGCTGGCCGGCAAGTACGGTCGGGAGTACATCGAGAAGCAGGCGGCCGAGGGTGGCAAGACCACCGAGCTGTGGCTGGAGATGGGCGCCAACGGCTTCCTCGGCGTCAACATCGCCGAGGAGTACGGCGGCGGCGGGGGCGGCATGTCCGACCTGGCCGCGGTGCTCGAGGAGGCGGCGGGCCAGGGCGCCCCGCTGCTGATGATGGTCGTCAGCCAGGCCATCTGCGGCTCGATCATCGGCCGCTACGGCACGCCAGAGCAGAAGCAGCGCTGGCTGCCCGGCATCGCCGACGGCTCGATCACGATGGCGTTCGGCATCACCGAGGCCGACGCCGGCTCCAACTCGCACAACATCACCACCACCGCCCGCCGTGACGGCGACGGCTGGGTGCTGACGGGGCAGAAGACCTACATCTCCGGCGTCGACGAGGCCCAGCTGGTGCTGATCGTCGCGCGCACCGAGGACGCCAGGACCGGCAAGCTCAAGCCCGCGCTGTTCGTCGTCCCCACCGACGCCGAGGGCTTCGGCAAGCAGGTCATCCCGATGGCCTGGTCGGCTCCCGAGAAGCAGTTCACCCTGTTCATCGACGACGTGCGGCTCCCGGGCGACGCGCTCGTGGGCGACGAGGACGCCGGCCTCGTGCAGCTCTTCGCCGGGCTCAACCCCGAGCGGATCATGGGCGCGGCGTTCTCGTGCGGCATGGCGAGGTTCGCCATCGACCGGGCGGTGGAGTACGCCAAGACCCGCACGGTCTGGAAGGCGCCGATCGGTGCCCACCAGGGCATCGCCCACCCGCTCGCCAAGGCCAAGATCGAGCTCGAGCAGGCGCGCCTGCTCTGGCAGAAGGCCGCCGCGCTCTACGACGCCGGGGACGACTTCGGCGCCGGCGAGTACGCCAACATGGCCAAGTACGCCGGCGGCGAGATCGCCTGCAACGCCACCGACATCGCCGTGCACACCCACGGCGGCAACGGCCTCACGGTCGAGTACGGCCTGGCCAACATGATGGTCGCCGCCCGCCTCGGCCGCATCGCGCCCGTCAGCCGCGAGATGATCCTCAACTTTGTGGCCATGCACAGCCTGGGGCTGCCGAAGTCCTACTGA
- a CDS encoding methyltransferase domain-containing protein: MDPVSAAFDATPRRDFLPRGVRRRASYDGPLAIAAGQTNSQPRTVDGMLRLLDVHVGHRVLDVGSGSGWTAALLAHLVGPTGSVLGVELEPELVAFGAANLARTRRPWATIRAADPAVLGDPDGAPYDRILVSAMADSLPGELVAQLGGEGVMVVPAGGTMLRVSNPGAVVTEHGRYRFVPLR; this comes from the coding sequence ATGGACCCGGTCTCAGCCGCGTTCGACGCCACCCCGAGACGGGACTTCCTCCCGCGCGGGGTCCGGCGCCGCGCGTCGTACGACGGGCCGCTGGCGATCGCGGCAGGCCAGACCAACTCCCAGCCACGCACCGTCGACGGCATGCTTCGGCTGCTCGACGTCCACGTCGGCCACCGGGTCCTCGACGTCGGGTCGGGGTCGGGCTGGACCGCCGCGCTGCTCGCGCACCTCGTGGGGCCGACCGGCTCGGTCCTCGGCGTCGAGCTCGAGCCGGAGCTGGTGGCGTTCGGCGCCGCCAACCTGGCCCGCACCAGGCGGCCGTGGGCCACGATCCGCGCCGCCGACCCGGCCGTGCTCGGCGACCCCGACGGGGCGCCGTACGACCGCATCCTGGTCTCGGCGATGGCCGACTCGCTCCCCGGCGAGCTCGTCGCCCAGCTCGGCGGCGAGGGCGTGATGGTGGTGCCCGCCGGCGGGACGATGCTGCGGGTGAGCAACCCCGGGGCGGTCGTGACCGAGCACGGGCGCTACCGCTTCGTGCCGCTGCGCTGA
- a CDS encoding cupin domain-containing protein, whose product MSYPPPIYDGGSGEVSARVVRAGLEPAVVYPNGNKVFYLAQGASTQGTFGLYRWEFAGAPSGPAAHFHRTITESFYVLEGTVTIFDGADWVRCHAGDFAHVPAGGIHGFRNEDGAATMLLHFAPGAPREAYFEGLAAGMGELDGDAYDRFMREHDNHWV is encoded by the coding sequence ATGAGCTATCCGCCGCCGATCTACGACGGTGGGTCCGGCGAGGTCTCGGCCCGCGTCGTGCGGGCCGGCCTCGAGCCGGCCGTCGTCTACCCCAACGGCAACAAGGTCTTCTACCTCGCGCAGGGCGCCTCCACCCAGGGCACGTTCGGGCTCTACCGGTGGGAGTTCGCCGGGGCGCCGAGCGGTCCCGCCGCCCACTTCCACCGCACGATCACCGAGTCGTTCTACGTCCTCGAGGGCACCGTGACGATCTTCGACGGCGCCGACTGGGTGCGCTGCCACGCCGGTGACTTCGCGCACGTGCCGGCCGGGGGGATCCACGGCTTCCGCAACGAGGACGGGGCGGCCACGATGCTCCTCCACTTCGCACCCGGTGCCCCGCGCGAGGCCTACTTCGAAGGGCTCGCCGCCGGCATGGGCGAGCTCGACGGCGACGCCTACGACCGCTTCATGCGCGAGCACGACAACCACTGGGTCTGA
- a CDS encoding MmcQ/YjbR family DNA-binding protein has protein sequence MALADRPLVPEEWVRRIDAVLGALPRCVQEPAWTGTRWRVGGATVAHVFGGEDQLYRITFRGEPDEVAAFQHMGAPYFRAGWGGNLIGMVLDDDTDWDELAELLTDSYCVQAPARLAEQVARPGA, from the coding sequence GTGGCCCTCGCCGACCGTCCGCTCGTGCCCGAGGAGTGGGTGCGGCGCATCGACGCCGTGCTCGGCGCCCTGCCGCGCTGCGTCCAGGAGCCGGCGTGGACCGGCACCCGGTGGCGGGTCGGCGGCGCCACGGTGGCGCACGTCTTCGGCGGTGAGGACCAGCTGTATCGCATCACCTTCCGCGGCGAGCCCGACGAGGTCGCCGCCTTCCAGCACATGGGCGCGCCCTACTTCCGGGCCGGGTGGGGCGGCAACCTCATCGGCATGGTCCTCGACGACGACACCGACTGGGACGAGCTCGCCGAGCTGCTCACCGACTCCTACTGCGTCCAGGCGCCCGCCCGCCTCGCCGAGCAGGTGGCCCGCCCGGGCGCCTGA
- a CDS encoding biotin carboxylase N-terminal domain-containing protein, producing the protein MISRVLVANRGEIARRVFATCRRLGIDTVAVHSDADAELPFVTEADRAVRLPGNTPAETYLRADLIIDAARRAGADAIHPGYGFLSENAGFARAVEAAGLTWIGPAPESIESMGSKVGSKELMRAAGVPVLEAPDSPTEADLPLLVKASAGGGGRGMRIVRDLAALEGEIARASDEAASAFGDGTVFVEPYVEVGRHVEVQVVGDGAGEVLVLGERDCTVQRRHQKVVEEAPAPRLPEAVAKELHEAARRAAAAIDYRGAGTVEFLYDPAKERFWFLEMNTRLQVEHPVTELVHGVDLVELQLAVAQGEADAAFAAAQDATTRVDGHAIEVRLYAEDSTWTPQSGPLVSLEIEHEAAFGPLARAGIRLDSGFASGNEVGTHYDAMLAKVISWAPTRAQATRQLVAALRRARIHGLTVNRDQLVEILSDPAFASMDVTTSWLETREVAAPEAVEGTDPAAVAAALLLAADDARRRTVQAGLPPAWRNVVSQPQRTTLVPLGATAPDAGAEVVVEWHGTRTGFAVEGVTVLSAGPEAVRLEVDGVASTWAGRIVADTRTGARDVYLDGPDGASTWHHPPRFTDPADQVVAGSLLAPMPGSVVTVAVAAGDRVSAGQLLLVMEAMKMQHSVTAPADGVVAEINVEPGSQVAAGQVLVVVSDDLEQGADA; encoded by the coding sequence ATGATCTCCCGAGTCCTCGTCGCCAATCGTGGCGAGATCGCCCGCCGTGTCTTCGCGACCTGCCGTCGCCTGGGCATCGACACCGTCGCCGTGCACTCCGACGCCGACGCCGAGCTGCCGTTCGTCACCGAGGCCGACCGCGCCGTGCGCCTGCCCGGCAACACCCCCGCCGAGACCTACCTGCGGGCCGACCTGATCATCGACGCCGCCCGCCGGGCCGGCGCCGACGCCATCCATCCCGGCTACGGCTTCCTCTCCGAGAACGCCGGGTTCGCCCGTGCGGTCGAGGCGGCCGGGTTGACCTGGATCGGCCCGGCGCCCGAGTCGATCGAGTCGATGGGCTCCAAGGTCGGCTCCAAGGAGCTGATGCGCGCCGCGGGCGTGCCGGTGCTCGAGGCGCCGGACAGTCCCACCGAGGCCGACCTGCCGCTGCTGGTCAAGGCGTCGGCCGGCGGTGGCGGCCGCGGCATGCGGATCGTCCGCGACCTCGCGGCGCTCGAGGGAGAGATCGCGCGCGCCTCCGACGAGGCGGCGTCCGCGTTCGGCGACGGCACCGTGTTCGTCGAGCCCTACGTCGAGGTGGGCCGCCACGTCGAGGTCCAGGTCGTCGGTGACGGCGCCGGCGAGGTGCTGGTCCTCGGCGAGCGCGACTGCACCGTGCAGCGCCGGCACCAGAAGGTCGTCGAGGAGGCACCCGCTCCGCGCCTGCCCGAGGCCGTCGCCAAGGAGCTGCACGAGGCCGCCCGTCGCGCCGCCGCGGCGATCGACTACCGCGGCGCCGGCACGGTGGAGTTCCTCTACGACCCCGCCAAGGAGCGCTTCTGGTTCCTGGAGATGAACACCCGCCTCCAGGTCGAGCACCCCGTCACCGAGCTGGTCCACGGCGTCGACCTCGTCGAGCTGCAGCTCGCCGTCGCGCAGGGCGAGGCCGACGCGGCGTTCGCCGCCGCCCAGGACGCCACCACGCGCGTCGACGGCCACGCGATCGAGGTGCGGCTCTACGCGGAGGACTCGACCTGGACCCCGCAGTCGGGCCCGCTGGTGAGCCTCGAGATCGAGCACGAGGCCGCCTTCGGTCCGCTCGCTCGCGCGGGCATCCGCCTCGACTCGGGCTTCGCGTCCGGCAACGAGGTCGGCACCCACTACGACGCCATGCTGGCCAAGGTGATCTCCTGGGCACCCACCCGGGCCCAGGCGACCCGCCAGCTCGTCGCCGCGCTGCGCCGTGCGCGCATCCACGGCCTCACGGTCAACCGCGACCAGCTCGTCGAGATCCTCTCCGACCCGGCGTTCGCGTCGATGGACGTGACGACCTCCTGGCTGGAGACCCGCGAGGTCGCCGCGCCCGAGGCGGTCGAGGGGACCGACCCCGCCGCGGTGGCGGCCGCGCTGCTGCTGGCCGCCGACGACGCGCGCCGGCGTACGGTCCAGGCGGGCCTGCCGCCGGCGTGGCGCAACGTCGTCTCCCAGCCCCAGCGCACCACCCTGGTGCCGCTCGGCGCCACCGCTCCCGACGCCGGGGCGGAGGTCGTCGTGGAGTGGCACGGCACCCGCACGGGGTTCGCCGTCGAGGGCGTCACGGTCCTCTCGGCCGGGCCCGAGGCGGTGCGCCTCGAGGTCGACGGGGTGGCCAGCACCTGGGCCGGCCGCATCGTGGCCGACACCCGCACGGGCGCCCGCGACGTCTACCTCGACGGCCCCGACGGCGCGTCCACCTGGCACCACCCGCCGCGCTTCACCGACCCCGCCGACCAGGTGGTCGCGGGGTCGCTCCTGGCTCCGATGCCGGGCTCGGTGGTCACCGTGGCCGTCGCCGCGGGCGACCGGGTCTCCGCCGGCCAGCTCCTGCTGGTCATGGAGGCCATGAAGATGCAGCACAGCGTCACCGCGCCGGCCGACGGGGTCGTCGCCGAGATCAACGTCGAACCCGGGTCGCAGGTCGCGGCCGGGCAGGTCCTGGTCGTCGTGAGCGACGACCTCGAGCAGGGAGCAGACGCATGA
- a CDS encoding helix-turn-helix domain-containing protein yields the protein MATTYGQFCPVAMASEVLTERWTPLVVRELLCGSTRFNDLRRGVPLMSPALLSKRLKTLERVGVVDHDGGAYRLTAAGRELWPVIEAMGVWGQRWARGDVIAKHYDASLLMWDIHRNVDTDALPARRVVVHFHLRGSSDKKSHFWLVLATPAVDLCLTDPGYDVDVEVAGHVETMIDYWMGRRDLLGAVRAGDLAIAGPRPLVRALPTWFTRSTFAPVPLPEGA from the coding sequence ATGGCAACCACCTACGGCCAGTTCTGCCCCGTGGCGATGGCCTCGGAGGTGCTCACCGAGAGGTGGACGCCGCTCGTGGTCCGTGAGCTCCTGTGCGGCAGCACGCGCTTCAACGATCTCCGTCGTGGGGTCCCGCTCATGTCACCGGCGCTGCTCTCCAAGCGCCTCAAGACCCTCGAGCGCGTCGGGGTCGTGGACCACGACGGCGGCGCGTACCGGCTGACCGCGGCGGGTAGGGAGCTGTGGCCCGTGATCGAGGCGATGGGGGTCTGGGGCCAGCGGTGGGCGCGCGGTGACGTGATCGCCAAGCACTACGACGCCTCGCTGCTCATGTGGGACATCCATCGCAACGTCGACACCGACGCCCTGCCCGCGCGCCGGGTCGTCGTCCACTTCCACCTCCGGGGGTCGAGCGACAAGAAGAGCCACTTCTGGCTCGTCCTGGCGACACCGGCGGTGGACCTGTGCCTCACCGACCCGGGCTACGACGTCGACGTCGAGGTGGCCGGTCATGTCGAGACGATGATCGACTACTGGATGGGCCGCCGCGACCTGCTGGGAGCGGTGCGGGCCGGTGACCTCGCCATCGCCGGACCGCGTCCCCTGGTCAGGGCGCTCCCGACGTGGTTCACCCGCAGCACCTTCGCGCCGGTGCCGCTGCCCGAGGGCGCCTGA
- a CDS encoding AraC family transcriptional regulator: MGRAPSAQEDTNRRMLRARDAMDRRYAEPLDVPTLAAIAHLSVSQFGRVFKEVYGETPHRYLQRRRVERAMTLLRQTDRPVTDVAWDVGFASLGTFSRTFSNVVGCSPSEFRARHEAVAVPSCFVAAWTRPRQRSAEEEGTAVSEKQDRRPAH, translated from the coding sequence ATGGGCCGGGCACCGTCCGCGCAGGAGGACACCAACCGCCGGATGCTGCGCGCTCGCGACGCGATGGACCGTCGCTACGCCGAGCCCCTCGACGTACCCACGCTCGCGGCCATCGCCCACCTGTCGGTCTCGCAGTTCGGCCGGGTGTTCAAGGAGGTCTACGGCGAGACCCCGCACCGCTACCTCCAGCGTCGCCGCGTCGAGCGGGCGATGACCCTGCTGCGCCAGACCGACCGGCCCGTCACCGACGTGGCGTGGGACGTCGGGTTCGCCAGCCTCGGCACGTTCAGCCGCACGTTCAGCAACGTGGTCGGCTGCTCACCCAGCGAGTTCCGCGCCCGCCACGAGGCGGTCGCGGTGCCGTCGTGCTTCGTCGCGGCCTGGACCCGGCCGCGCCAGCGCAGCGCCGAGGAGGAAGGGACAGCGGTTTCGGAGAAGCAGGACCGGCGCCCGGCTCACTAG
- a CDS encoding acyl-CoA carboxylase subunit beta — translation MLARLTDLDAQHAVAVAGGGEKYVARHHERGKLTPRERIELLVDPGSAFLELSPLAGYGSDFTVGASVVTGIGVVEGVECMITANDPTVKGGASNPWTLKKTFRASQIAEENALPMISLVESAGADLPTQKEIFIPGGKIFRDLTRASARRVPTIALVFGNSTAGGAYVPGMSDYVVMVKEQAKVFLAGPPLVKMATGEESDDETLGGAEMHARISGLADFLAEDEHDALRLGRRIVARLNWTKASYVAAGGVGYAEPDHDPDELLDLIPQDLKEPFDPREVIARIVDGTSEGNEVAFDEFKPLYGSSLVTGWARLHGREIGILANAQGVLFSEEAQKATQFIQLANAKDTPLLFLHNTTGYMVGKEYEQGGIIKHGAMMINAVSNSTVPHISILIGASYGAGNYGMNGRAYDPRFLFTWPNAKSAVMGPAQLAGVLSIVTRAAAEAKGKPFDEEADAGMRAFVEQMVEEQSLPYVLSGMLYDDGVIDPRDTRTVLGIAFSVIDTRPIEGASSFGVFRM, via the coding sequence ATGCTGGCCCGCCTCACCGACCTCGACGCGCAGCACGCCGTCGCGGTCGCCGGCGGCGGCGAGAAGTACGTCGCCCGCCACCACGAGCGCGGCAAGCTGACCCCCCGCGAGCGCATCGAGCTGCTCGTCGACCCCGGGTCGGCGTTCCTCGAGCTCTCGCCCCTGGCCGGCTACGGCTCCGACTTCACCGTCGGCGCGTCGGTCGTGACCGGCATCGGCGTCGTCGAGGGCGTGGAGTGCATGATCACCGCCAACGACCCCACGGTGAAGGGCGGCGCCTCCAACCCCTGGACGCTGAAGAAGACGTTCCGCGCCTCGCAGATCGCCGAGGAGAACGCGCTGCCGATGATCTCGCTGGTCGAGTCGGCCGGTGCCGACCTGCCGACGCAGAAGGAGATCTTCATCCCCGGCGGCAAGATCTTCCGCGACCTGACCCGCGCCTCCGCCCGGCGGGTCCCGACGATCGCGCTGGTCTTCGGCAACTCCACCGCCGGTGGCGCCTACGTCCCGGGCATGAGCGACTACGTCGTCATGGTCAAGGAGCAGGCCAAGGTCTTCCTGGCCGGCCCGCCGCTGGTCAAGATGGCCACCGGTGAGGAGTCGGACGACGAGACCCTCGGCGGCGCGGAGATGCACGCCCGCATCTCCGGCCTGGCCGACTTCCTGGCCGAGGACGAGCACGACGCGCTGCGCCTGGGCCGTCGGATCGTGGCCCGCCTCAACTGGACCAAGGCGTCGTACGTCGCGGCCGGCGGGGTCGGCTACGCCGAGCCCGACCACGACCCCGACGAGCTGCTCGACCTGATCCCGCAGGACCTCAAGGAGCCGTTCGATCCGCGCGAGGTCATCGCCCGGATCGTCGACGGCACCAGCGAGGGCAACGAGGTCGCCTTCGACGAGTTCAAGCCGCTCTACGGCTCCTCGCTCGTCACCGGCTGGGCCCGACTGCACGGTCGCGAGATCGGCATCCTGGCCAACGCCCAGGGCGTGCTGTTCAGCGAGGAGGCACAGAAGGCGACGCAGTTCATCCAGCTCGCCAACGCCAAGGACACCCCGCTGCTGTTCCTGCACAACACCACCGGCTACATGGTCGGCAAGGAGTACGAGCAGGGCGGCATCATCAAGCACGGCGCGATGATGATCAACGCGGTCTCCAACTCGACGGTGCCGCACATCAGCATCCTCATCGGTGCGTCCTACGGCGCCGGCAACTACGGCATGAACGGTCGCGCGTACGACCCCCGGTTCCTCTTCACCTGGCCCAACGCCAAGTCGGCCGTGATGGGCCCGGCCCAGCTGGCCGGCGTGCTCTCGATCGTCACCCGCGCCGCGGCCGAGGCCAAGGGCAAGCCCTTCGACGAGGAGGCCGACGCCGGCATGCGGGCGTTCGTCGAGCAGATGGTCGAGGAGCAGTCGCTGCCCTACGTCCTGTCCGGGATGCTCTACGACGACGGCGTGATCGACCCACGCGACACCCGCACCGTCCTGGGCATCGCCTTCTCCGTCATCGACACCCGGCCGATCGAGGGCGCCTCCTCCTTCGGTGTCTTCCGGATGTGA
- a CDS encoding heparan-alpha-glucosaminide N-acetyltransferase domain-containing protein produces MTATSHGRLVGLDVARCLALLGMVATHVLDERTPAGDLATAQWLAGGRASALFAVLAGVSLALMTREPLRARPLALRTAGIAGRALLIALLGLLLGGLDTGIAIVLTYYGVLFVLALPFTLLRLRTLLPLTVAWVVLAPVASHLVRPHLPERGFDSPTFGQLVDDPGGLASELLLTGYYPAVPWLAYLLAGLVVGRLDLRDTSLLGGLALGGLSVAVLATRVSGSLVDPAVAEENATGMYGTTPTGGEWDWLLVVAPHSATPFDLAQTIGSAVLVVALCLLVARVLPRPGTAALAVLFGAGTATLTLYSLHVLMRTDAVWPPEEPSTYALHVSVLLALGAVLRVLGRRGPLEAVAGLPTRLARRATREKEPAGEPQRSGTKR; encoded by the coding sequence ATGACCGCGACGTCGCACGGCCGCCTCGTCGGGCTCGACGTCGCCCGCTGCCTCGCGCTGCTCGGCATGGTCGCCACCCACGTCCTCGACGAGCGCACCCCGGCGGGCGACCTGGCCACCGCCCAGTGGCTGGCCGGCGGGCGGGCGTCGGCGCTGTTCGCCGTGCTGGCGGGGGTCAGCCTCGCCCTGATGACGCGCGAGCCGCTGCGCGCGCGCCCGCTCGCGCTGCGCACCGCCGGCATCGCCGGCCGCGCGCTGCTCATCGCGCTGCTCGGCCTGCTGCTCGGCGGTCTCGACACCGGGATCGCGATCGTCCTCACCTACTACGGCGTGCTGTTCGTGCTCGCCCTGCCGTTCACGCTGCTGCGGCTGCGGACGCTCCTGCCCCTCACCGTCGCCTGGGTGGTCCTGGCCCCGGTGGCCTCCCACCTGGTGCGACCGCACCTGCCGGAGCGCGGCTTCGACAGCCCGACCTTCGGGCAGCTCGTCGACGACCCCGGAGGTCTGGCGAGCGAGCTCCTCCTCACCGGTTACTACCCCGCGGTGCCGTGGCTGGCCTACCTGCTCGCCGGCCTGGTGGTCGGACGGCTCGACCTCCGCGACACCTCCCTGCTCGGCGGGCTCGCCCTGGGCGGGCTGTCGGTGGCGGTGCTCGCCACCCGGGTCTCCGGCTCGCTCGTCGACCCCGCCGTGGCCGAGGAGAACGCGACGGGCATGTACGGCACGACGCCCACCGGCGGGGAGTGGGACTGGCTCCTGGTCGTCGCGCCCCACTCGGCGACGCCGTTCGACCTCGCGCAGACGATCGGCAGCGCGGTGCTGGTGGTCGCGCTCTGCCTGCTCGTGGCACGGGTGCTGCCGCGGCCGGGGACAGCGGCGCTCGCCGTGCTGTTCGGGGCCGGCACCGCGACGCTCACGCTCTACTCCCTGCACGTGCTGATGCGCACCGACGCGGTGTGGCCGCCGGAGGAGCCCTCGACCTACGCCCTCCACGTCTCCGTGCTGCTCGCCCTCGGCGCGGTGCTGCGGGTGCTCGGCCGGCGCGGCCCCCTGGAGGCGGTGGCGGGCCTGCCGACCCGGCTCGCGCGCCGGGCGACCCGGGAGAAGGAGCCGGCCGGCGAGCCTCAGCGCAGCGGCACGAAGCGGTAG
- a CDS encoding FAD-binding oxidoreductase, with product MTTLDLPTMDALAGDFAGELITPDHPAYEVQRRIWNGEIDRRPALLARCEGASDVAVALRWARDHGLPVAVRGGGHGIAGHSLVDDGVVLDLSGMRGTVVDPAARTVSAQGGALNAHVDRESQAFGLAMTSGYISHTGIAGLTLGGGIGHLMRRSGLAIDALRSCQVVTADGSIVRASETENTDLFWGVRGGGGNFGVVTDFTFELQPLGPTVLAGLVAWSAEEAPTVLAFLRDFIADAPDEVGLMANLRLAPALPLFPEHLHGRPIIGLVATYAGPVEEGERVLAPVRALGHPVLDTIAAKPYVAHQRFLDPAVPHGRHYYWRSHRLGPLSGDIIDTICEHLAMISSPLSTVPIFSFGGAMSRVPDDATAFAHRDASHDINIVGSWLPEQAGDADRHRAWVRGFFEALAPHSRGVYVNFTSDDAQSRVQEAYSAAQWSRLRTVKTAWDPDNVFRGNANIPPLGQRDT from the coding sequence ATGACCACGCTCGACCTGCCCACCATGGACGCACTGGCCGGCGACTTCGCCGGCGAGCTGATCACGCCCGACCACCCGGCGTACGAGGTCCAGCGCCGCATCTGGAACGGCGAGATCGACCGCCGTCCGGCCCTCCTCGCCCGGTGCGAGGGGGCGAGCGACGTGGCCGTCGCCCTGCGCTGGGCCCGGGACCATGGCCTGCCCGTCGCCGTACGAGGTGGGGGCCACGGGATCGCCGGCCATTCGCTCGTCGACGACGGCGTCGTCCTCGACCTCTCCGGGATGCGCGGCACCGTCGTCGACCCGGCGGCGCGCACCGTGTCGGCGCAGGGCGGCGCACTCAACGCCCACGTGGACCGCGAGAGCCAGGCCTTCGGGCTGGCGATGACCAGCGGCTACATCAGCCACACCGGGATCGCCGGCCTCACGCTGGGCGGCGGGATCGGCCACCTGATGCGCAGGTCCGGGCTGGCGATCGACGCGCTGCGCTCGTGCCAGGTGGTGACCGCGGACGGCTCGATCGTGCGGGCGTCGGAGACCGAGAACACCGACCTGTTCTGGGGGGTGCGCGGCGGTGGCGGCAACTTCGGTGTCGTCACGGACTTCACCTTCGAGCTCCAGCCGCTCGGTCCGACCGTCCTGGCCGGGCTGGTCGCCTGGTCGGCGGAGGAGGCGCCGACCGTGCTGGCCTTCCTGCGCGACTTCATCGCCGACGCGCCCGACGAGGTCGGCCTGATGGCCAACCTGCGGCTCGCGCCGGCGCTGCCGCTCTTCCCCGAGCACCTCCACGGCAGGCCCATCATCGGCCTGGTGGCAACCTACGCCGGCCCGGTGGAAGAGGGCGAGCGGGTGCTCGCGCCGGTGCGAGCCCTCGGCCACCCGGTGCTCGACACGATCGCAGCGAAGCCCTATGTCGCGCACCAGAGGTTCCTCGACCCGGCGGTGCCGCACGGGCGGCACTACTACTGGAGGTCGCACCGGCTCGGCCCGCTCTCCGGCGACATCATCGACACGATCTGCGAGCACCTCGCGATGATCAGCAGCCCGCTCTCGACCGTGCCGATCTTCAGCTTCGGCGGCGCGATGAGCCGGGTGCCGGACGATGCGACCGCCTTCGCGCACCGCGACGCGAGCCACGACATCAACATCGTCGGCTCGTGGTTGCCCGAGCAGGCCGGGGACGCGGACCGGCACCGGGCCTGGGTGCGCGGCTTCTTCGAGGCCCTCGCCCCGCACAGCCGTGGCGTCTACGTGAACTTCACCAGCGACGACGCCCAGTCACGGGTCCAGGAGGCCTACAGCGCGGCGCAGTGGTCGCGCTTGCGGACCGTGAAGACCGCGTGGGACCCGGACAACGTCTTCCGCGGCAATGCCAACATCCCCCCGCTGGGGCAGCGCGACACCTGA
- a CDS encoding VOC family protein: MTTNHITSLHIRSLPVLDQDEALDFYTRHLGFEVRDDIDLGFMRWLTVGVPGQDTSILLELVGPPVHDDASATQVRELVAKGALGGVFLLSDDVHATYAALRDAGVEITQEPVEQPYGTDFGLRDPFGNHVRVSQPNASSPQDVQDAYEAADAR; this comes from the coding sequence ATGACCACCAACCACATCACCAGCCTCCACATCCGCAGCCTGCCGGTCCTCGACCAGGACGAGGCGCTCGACTTCTACACCCGCCACCTCGGCTTCGAGGTGCGCGACGACATCGACCTGGGCTTCATGCGCTGGCTCACCGTCGGCGTCCCGGGCCAGGACACCTCGATCCTGCTCGAGCTCGTCGGGCCCCCGGTGCACGACGACGCCTCGGCGACGCAGGTGCGCGAGCTCGTCGCCAAGGGCGCCCTCGGCGGGGTGTTCCTGCTCAGCGACGACGTGCACGCGACCTACGCCGCGCTCCGCGACGCGGGCGTCGAGATCACCCAGGAGCCGGTCGAGCAGCCCTACGGCACCGACTTCGGCCTCCGCGACCCGTTCGGCAACCACGTCCGGGTCAGCCAGCCCAACGCCTCCTCCCCCCAGGACGTCCAGGACGCCTACGAGGCGGCCGACGCCCGATGA